In the genome of Aedes aegypti strain LVP_AGWG chromosome 2, AaegL5.0 Primary Assembly, whole genome shotgun sequence, the window ttaggctgacaaaatggggaacctgacaaaatcgggtcattttattttgttcctgttttttaaattttgaggtttcccatggttacatggacttttaagagggcgataGACATGGGTGTAGCCAGTTTTTTATCAGGGGCTGCCCCCTCctttatattggtaatatcgatttttagcACTTAATAAAAGGCCTTGCCATTGCCCCTTCTGGCTACTCCCATGCGtacatgacatcaaacatcatcatcaattttaatgtaaacgtggtgacgatgacgataacaattttttcacaaatttaaaataggctgacaaaatcgggtcaaaaagctgacaaaatcgggggctgacaaaatcggaggcttacaaaatcgggtcagtactgtatattCCACCAGCATATCTTCCAGGAATAACTTAAAAACTTCTACAAGTATCTAGCAGTGatgtgaaaaattcaatttctcataactcacgattGAGATTTtccatgcgtgagttgtcaatcacgcaactcagcagtcaaaaaatcatggatgagttggctcaccgttttgactcattgtctcatatttccacagtttactttTTAGACATATAACTGACAGAAACCTACAAAAATTGGTTATGGCGTATCTTCTagtattcttttaaaatttacacCACAACCAACAATAAAGAATCTAATTTTTCCGATtaccaaaaattctaaagaGATTTATAAATACGAATTTCTATACACTTTTTAGAAACACCTTTTAAATAAATACACTTAATTCCGTAGGAACTCGCCTTGGAATCTCtgtttaaactaaaaaaaatcttcggaatttgatccagaaatttctacacaaattttcccaagaatttttcaaaacttagtgaaaaaatctttttaattCTTAAGGTGATGTTTTTGTGTTCTTAGAGGTAAGTATTCATAGATATATGATAGTAAACCTGGAGCATTAgacaaaatcctgaaaaataacTGATACTTGTTGTGAACCCTATTAGCATTGCAGAATCCATCAACTGTATACTGTGGTAAGGTGGTAATTGAACAATAGTAGTAGTGTATATAAGTAATCATGAGCTTGAAGTAGATAAACCACACACACTTTCCCCATGCTCAATAGTATGTAAAACAATACCTTTTGTTCTGCACCCTATAAAAGACCATACGTCCCCATGATCGGTCTCTTTTACAGATCGACCGTGCTGTAAGTATAATTAGGCTGATaccaatattaattttcttttatgtcaggagggagaaaaaaaagattcatcatttttaagACAtcagttagtttttttttatttgaaaacgaAAAACTGGTTAAATAATGATGCAGATGACAattgaaaaaagttaaacaactaccgttaaaaataaaaatttgaaaaaataacattttttcatttttatttttttgttccttatttatttttatccccctcccccgtgtgcattatgcgcagtattaagaatcgagttgcgacgtggtgaagttggtcaaaaatcaatcttcgcacgttggttaacccattttctaacgcgaagcagtatatataATAttaagaattatgaagactCGTTGGTcgagaataatgaaaacaattccAAACGTTCAAACCCCAACTTACCATATGCAACAAGCTTCACTGATGCAATATCTCTCGTTGTCACGTTGCTGTTGCGGGTATATGCCTTCTTGTACATTTACTGAATATCCATCGCATTTCAAGTGTCACTAAGGCGTCACCCGATCCGAACTGTCAACCGCATCAGCTCGCAAATCGAACACGTACTCGCTCGGGATCATAACAAAAGCGGTCCAGAAAAAAAACGTCTGTAGAAGTGAAATTACCCCAAAAAGGTGACGAAATCTTGAAAAGTgcaaagttatttcaattagtTTTTACGGTTAGAAGTGCAAACTCTTTTTAGCTAGTGATTTGACCGAAAAGAAAAGCCAGAATCGCCTCAAAATGAGCGACATACAGACTTGGTACAAACAGGTACCGATGTTTACTCGGCTGTGGCTTTCGGCCACGGTTGGAATCAGTTTACTTTCCCGCTTCGGAATCCTCCCGCCCCAGTATTTGATTCTACAGTCGTACCCGCTCTTCAAGCAGCTGCAGGTAACTTAAAAGAAACTTGTTTAAAGAATTACATTTTAAACTATCGCAATCTTTCTAGCTATGGCGACCGATGACTGCAGTATTCTTCTACCCGCTGAATCCGGCCACCGGATTTCATTTTATGTTGAACTGCTTCTTCCTGTACAACTACTCGCTCCGGCTGGAGACGGAACAGTTCAAACAGAAACCTGGGGACTACTTTTACATGCTGTTCTTCAATTGGTTCCTCTGCGTGTTGATTGGTCTGTTGATTGACCTTCCGGTAAGGAACATTTTGTGGTTTAGGTCTCTTGGACAGTTTCTGCATAGTTTTTCGATATTTGTTACAGATCTTGATGGATCCCATGGTGTTATCTGTGTTGTACGTTTGGTGCAAACTGAACAAGGACGTTATCGTGAATTTCTGGTTCGGCACCCGGTTTAAGGCAATGTACTTGCCATGGGTTCTGCTGGGAATGAATTTGATTCTGTCTTCTGGGTAAATTCCCGTCTTGATGACGATTAATGACTCTAAATTATCATATTGTTCATTACATTGCAGAAGCATCTTCTCCATCGTTGGTATCCTTGTGGGGCATGCCTACTATTTCTTGAAATTCATTTATCCACAGGAACTGGGAGGTCCCAGCCTGATCGAGACGCCAATGTTCGTGTAAGTAATTTTAGCGATGAAGCACAAAGTGAAAAACAAAACTGCAAAACTATACAGAATTttcatacagtcgcctctccacatctcgatatcgaagggaccatcgagatagggagagatcgaaacacagaacattttttttagaatactagattgaaaatcactccgttaccaggaaaataaaaaacaaacagatgtcattttgtcttcgcaaattgttttgaatccctaaaatttggtctagtaccctttgataatgggcatattgacatacagagagaaagtcgggaacgaaaatcacatcgagatagggagatatcgagatatggagagtaaaAATATATGCAGAAGGGAACCGAAGCaaccatcgacatagggagagatatcgagatgtagaacatcgagatgtggagagtcgactgtaattgtTAAATTTCTGTATTTTTAGCATATTGCCAATGAGATTTTGAATTTATAGCTCCTTAGGACCTAgggccttcctcagccgagtgattagagtccgcggctacaaagcaaggccatgctgaaggtgtctgggttcgattcccggtcggtccaaaatcttttcgtaatggaaatttccatgaattccctgggcatagagtataatcgtgcgAAAATGGacactttggcaaaggaagctctcagttaataactgtggaagtgctcataagaacactgagctgagaaacaggctctgtcccagtgaggacgtaatgccaagaagattaaaacttaatatttcaaaatacaaGTGTATCAGTTTAACTTAAAAATCCTCATTTTCGGAATCAGCGTacaattttacatacaaaatggAGATGGTCGAATGGTAAAGTTAATTAAATTTGTAACTagtgaattgatttttttttaattttgtggatTGACAAGAAGGTTTTTAGCATCAAAAAACCTACTGCATTGgaacatatttttcttaaaaccaaaaaaatcaatgcggtcaacttttttgactgaggttgtttttttttcgtccgTAACTGTATATGCTTTGGAAATGCGTTTTTCGTAAAACTGACTTGACTTGAAACTATAACTATGGGACAGTTATTTGAATAGGGGCAGAATAGCATGCTAAAATACAGAAATTCAGCGATTATTAATTTTTAGTGATGTGATCTATACATTTTGTCCATCTCTGTACCTTGCGAATCCATGAAAACTTACTTTCATCTTCTTCACATACAGTAAACGCTATTTCCCGGATGTGTCCGGAGGAGTGCACGGTTTCGGAGTTCCGCCAGTGGGCCAACGAGTGaatcaacaacaacagcaaggCAATGGTTTCGGATTGCGACATGCATGGGGCCGTGGCCATGTCTTGGGTCGCGATTAAAGGGTAAGTCTGGGGGCATTcgaattttgtaaataaatgccAACAAGTAGCTTTCTACCCATCATCATCCAATCGAACTATAGATTTAACGTAGCTTTTCTCTCGTCGGAATGTAGGTGTTAGTTATGTATTTTTTATGTGAATCAAAGCGATGGGGTTCATTCTGAATGGCATTTGGTGTTGACATTGGGTATCAAGTTTATATAGGGTCATTTGATGGCACAATGGTTGTTAATTTTCAACTATTTGAATGTAGTTTATAGTGTAGGAAAAGGACCTAAATTTCATCGTCGATTGTTTTCCTTAGAGAAAATCAGTTATAAGCAAATCTTATCGCATTTGTTCACTTTGATTCTTAAATGAGGATAATAGCCTCATGAATTAaaaggaaagaaaaaaaacaatcgaCGATGTTAGTTAAGCCTTATTTTCGTATCCATATTGAAGAAAAAACTTGGTCAAAATAgaacgaaaacatttttttgctattttttttggTGTCATATGGAATGCTCCCCTAAGCTACAAAACTAGAGTAACTCAGGAGACGAAGACATTCTGGATTAATCATCTAAAGTAAAATCAATGTGCAATCCGCTGATTTTTACGAGCTATTCATTTTATATCACAAGGCCATGAAACTTGATGCAAAAGAAGGGAATAATAATACTCTCTGGTAAATGTAGCGCGTGCAGGCCTTGGCTTCGGAAGCGTTGACGCACGTGTAGATTGAATACTCCTGGATTGGGAAAAATaagtttgtttttaaaacttgccaaaacaatgtgtttacTTTGATCAGGTTTGAAACGTCATAGCTCTTTGAGCACACGCCTACTGGTTTTAGTGAGCTTTTAGTGGTTTTTTTCTAgcaaatgaacatttgcattagaatctaaaaattcgtgcaatggtcaatggacctgtgcacgagttcacgaatttgacgtttgagcggtgccgaattcacttgttgccatgatcatgtaaataacacggcaccgctcaaacgtcagatagtgaactcgtgcatcggttcataTTTAcgtatacagtgaaacctccatgagtcgatattgaagggaccatcgactcatggaaatatcgagtcatggaacagcattcctttggaaagctgcttcatgggaccatcatagtaaccatgaaattttgtttttagtatggttccatgagtcgatatcgagtcatggaacatcgactcatggaggtatcactgtaataaATTTCCTGATGCAATTATTTTCAGGCTTCCAGATATGTagcattttgagaaattttctagaggatttttttgagattttctagGGGAATTCTTGAAAGTACAGTGAAATCatcatgagtcgatgttccatgattcgatatcgactcatggaaccatactaaaagccAAATTTCATGGTCCCTTCAAtcagctttccatagcatttctgttccataactcgatattttctcgatatattaatatatttatttaatatatttatttaatttaatataaatttaacggggcccagatagccgtagcggtaaacgcgcagctattcagcatgatcatgctgagggtcgtggattcgaaacccgctggtccaggatcttttcgtaaaggaaattttctcgattcccagggcatagagtatcttcgtacctgccacacgatatacacatgcaaaaatggtcaatcggcaaagaaagctctcagttaataactgtggaagtgctcataagaacactaatctgagaagcaggctttgtcccagctgggacgtaacgccagaaagatgaagaactcgatatttctatgagtcgatgttctCTTTAGATGTCGACTCATGAAAGTTTTACtgtatttgttttgaaattcagAGCACCCATTACTTATTCCTCCTTGATAGAAGACACATTATTATTTGCGAACTTCCAACACTGTCATCATCAGAGTAATAAAACAGCAACGTGTGAAAAAGCACGTGTTTTTAATACGGAAATTTTCTCCCCTACCATTTCCACGCGTATCCGAAACAGTATTCTTAGAAAATGTTAGTAGCAAAAAGTGAAGCCATGAATGAAATTCTTAAAGTTATGTAAAATCTGAATTATGTATATCCTAAAAACAAGatagtcgagcactcgacactgaagaagtctgtaagtcgcagacgaaataggcctatctgtcaagataagcaacacatattagagtttaaacgtatttgctcgccttactagtgattttagtatttttttttttttgcaaaagtgaagtgttaaagttcaatttgtagttttaataaaaaaaaaaaatgttttaattctAGCTGAAAATCAAGATAAAGGGGAATTTACGTGTTCTCGGTGCCGAtgccgcgttttttttttatttttgtattattttagaACATTTGCtgacaaattacgtgtttgtttacatttatgcgttgctcaatcgttaatcgattcacaccgacagatttgttaaaagcTCTTTAGAAACGTTTTTACAGCGCTTCGTACATCGCTtatcagtgtgactattgtcggcagccttattctcttcggcaactttcccataagaactgcaggcaaATCAGTTCAGCAGCAACACATTAGTCGCTTTTTGAGGAgtattcatttgaattgatgacatctctggaaAAAATGTTTGATCAGTCTTGGAAATCTTGTCAGTGGGAAGTTGCCAGAACAAAGAATCACAGGAATGTTTGCATAGGTGTGTTTTAATAgatggcgtttgaaatttggttgtcgATAATAGTCGgttggtgccgaagccgtaaataACCCTAGTGCTTGTGAATATACTCTCATTACTCTCTTTTATATACGTATTCGAATCCTCGAGCAAAATCTCGTGTATCGAATACAATTTGCAagtttgttcgagaaaattaaaaaaaaatcgtgttggTTTCGATGCCTACCGTTATGCCAAAATCTCTGTGAGGATAGTTTTATAAAGGAGTTCAAAAAAGAACTTGGTgtatacttaaaaaaaactaataaattcCTAGAGTAGTTTTTAGCAGAATTCACTAGCATGTTtggaaaaaatttcatatttttctaaaataattcCAGTAATTTGATTTATTCTGTTaatttcctaaaggaattcctaggtTTATTCCTGAAAACTATTGTAAGCAAGATACTGAAATCGGGATAATTATTATACTCGAAAAATTTAAGATAAAATACtcgatttctagaaaaatcttcttagaacaaatccttgaagatgtatttttgatattttagccGTATTCCAGAAAAATCCTTTGAAAGATTCTTCTTATCCATTAAGGGCCACGCTCACTTACAACAATCCCCGCTTTAAAACAATTGCAACATCAAATGGACGTTTATACTCCCTTCATCAAAACGGTAAtcattttgtacaatttttggGCAGATAGATACAACTTAAGTTATGATTATTGAAAAAAGTATAAATTTATTGTGAAAGCTCGTAAGCAAATGACGAAAACCCCTTTATTTTATATCACATAACAATGCAACTCCCCGTAAGATCCAATGATCCGGTGCTTTCAGAGTTGGCAACCAGAGA includes:
- the LOC5568945 gene encoding derlin-1; the encoded protein is MSDIQTWYKQVPMFTRLWLSATVGISLLSRFGILPPQYLILQSYPLFKQLQLWRPMTAVFFYPLNPATGFHFMLNCFFLYNYSLRLETEQFKQKPGDYFYMLFFNWFLCVLIGLLIDLPILMDPMVLSVLYVWCKLNKDVIVNFWFGTRFKAMYLPWVLLGMNLILSSGSIFSIVGILVGHAYYFLKFIYPQELGGPSLIETPMFVKRYFPDVSGGVHGFGVPPVGQRVNQQQQQGNGFGLRHAWGRGHVLGRD